The following proteins come from a genomic window of Microbacterium sp. SY138:
- a CDS encoding IclR family transcriptional regulator, whose protein sequence is MPAAENTLRILSYLAGRPAPVAASAIARELELPRSTVYHLLTTLAAHGFVLHLREERRWGLGTSAFELAGGYTRQQPLARRGRPLVAALSDRLGESAHLAVMSGGDVLYIVEERAPRRPALVTDVGVRLPAHLTASGRAMLAALPREQVRALYPDVSAFPDRTGLGPRTPRELRELLRDVRTRGYATENSEIADGLRSVGAAVLDAAGWPVAAVAVTWGRADLDEDLLAAAVQECAAMLEARLKR, encoded by the coding sequence GTGCCTGCGGCGGAGAACACGCTCCGCATCCTGAGCTATCTCGCCGGACGGCCCGCACCCGTGGCGGCGTCGGCGATCGCGCGCGAGCTCGAACTGCCCCGGTCCACGGTCTATCACCTGCTCACCACCCTGGCCGCTCACGGATTCGTGCTGCACCTGCGCGAGGAGAGACGCTGGGGGCTCGGCACCTCGGCTTTCGAGCTCGCCGGCGGCTACACGCGCCAACAGCCTTTGGCGCGAAGGGGCCGGCCTCTGGTGGCTGCGCTCTCGGACCGGTTGGGGGAGAGCGCGCACCTGGCGGTGATGAGCGGTGGGGATGTGCTGTACATCGTCGAGGAACGCGCACCTCGGAGGCCGGCGTTGGTGACGGATGTGGGAGTGCGGCTTCCCGCGCACCTCACGGCTTCGGGCCGCGCGATGCTGGCGGCGCTCCCCCGCGAGCAGGTGCGGGCGCTCTATCCGGACGTCTCGGCGTTCCCCGATCGCACGGGACTCGGACCTCGCACGCCGCGCGAACTGCGCGAACTGCTCCGCGATGTGCGGACGAGGGGATATGCGACGGAGAACAGTGAGATCGCGGACGGGCTGCGCAGTGTGGGCGCCGCAGTTCTCGATGCTGCCGGCTGGCCGGTTGCCGCGGTGGCGGTGACGTGGGGCCGTGCGGATCTAGATGAGGACCTGCTCGCTGCCGCTGTGCAGGAGTGCGCGGCCATGCTCGAGGCACGCTTGAAGCGCTGA